In Bacteroidota bacterium, the following proteins share a genomic window:
- a CDS encoding T9SS type A sorting domain-containing protein, whose amino-acid sequence MKNLLSKKFYAFIVTAMLFSASANAQIIYTDVNPDTTVICSSSPCTQSYNLDLNNDGMVDFILNTYFDSLHCTASVFSPLAIKQRVYITPQSGKGTVSPMMNTPLMMNSNDTVGSNLTFSANPAALRFISFDACPDSGGSWTSTSDHYLGLKITVGNSTYYGWARLNVFVTGIPPVYFTLKDYAYNSIHNQTILAGQTTATGINENSFASSISLFPNPATNHLTIVLGSNNKNVEVTIADITGKIIYSTTAYETQKIEVNTKDFTAGIYVVKIQTADFTETKKLVIEK is encoded by the coding sequence ATGAAAAATCTACTTTCAAAAAAGTTTTATGCTTTCATCGTAACAGCAATGCTATTTTCAGCAAGTGCAAATGCACAGATTATTTACACGGATGTAAATCCGGATACGACTGTTATCTGTTCATCTTCTCCCTGCACCCAATCTTATAATCTTGATTTAAATAATGATGGAATGGTAGATTTCATTCTAAATACCTATTTTGATTCTCTCCATTGCACAGCAAGCGTTTTTAGTCCCCTTGCAATTAAACAGCGAGTTTACATAACTCCTCAAAGTGGAAAAGGAACGGTTTCACCAATGATGAATACCCCGCTTATGATGAACTCAAACGATACAGTAGGTAGTAATCTAACTTTTAGTGCAAATCCCGCAGCATTACGATTTATTTCTTTTGACGCTTGCCCTGATTCAGGCGGAAGTTGGACAAGTACATCAGACCATTATCTTGGTTTGAAAATTACAGTTGGCAATAGCACTTATTACGGTTGGGCACGTTTGAATGTATTTGTTACCGGCATTCCTCCAGTATATTTTACTTTAAAAGATTACGCTTACAATTCCATTCACAACCAAACCATCCTTGCTGGGCAAACAACTGCTACAGGAATAAATGAAAATTCGTTTGCTTCATCAATATCTCTTTTCCCCAATCCCGCCACAAATCATCTCACCATCGTTTTAGGTAGCAACAATAAAAATGTTGAAGTAACCATCGCTGACATTACAGGAAAAATAATTTACTCAACAACAGCATATGAAACACAAAAGATAGAAGTGAACACAAAAGATTTTACAGCCGGAATTTATGTTGTTAAAATTCAAACAGCAGATTTTACTGAAACAAAAAAACTTGTCATTGAAAAATAA
- a CDS encoding T9SS type A sorting domain-containing protein, producing the protein MKKQLLKKLSAFIIPTISGAMMFSVSANAQIVYTDVNPDSTITCLSSPCTKSYSLDLNNDGISDYNILSIKNNGKCSPNNPLGYSKVYVSVSALNTNTLVAVTNTTYPLAMNFNNVISSGLSLSASGYLRYTSSGCLGYSLLGVWPNLVDRYLGLKLIVGANTYYGWARMQINSDGSTSSCTIKDYAYNTIPNQPIRAGETSCAIPTVSITQSGSLSFCAGDSVTFTANGTGYQYQWKKNNVNIAGATAQTYVAKTAGIYKCKVTNSCGSKGSGTRTVSIPCRLTNEVFTEQLENLYELQIAPNPITNTTSISFTLEQSQKVSLKVVDLNGRLMKVLADNLFEDGEHSIEWRVEDVNSGIYFLQIQTAEYSKTEKLIVTK; encoded by the coding sequence ATGAAAAAACAACTACTAAAAAAGCTTTCTGCTTTCATCATCCCGACTATATCGGGAGCAATGATGTTTTCGGTAAGTGCAAATGCACAAATTGTTTACACGGATGTAAATCCGGATTCGACTATTACCTGTTTAAGCAGTCCATGTACCAAATCATATAGTCTAGATTTAAACAATGATGGTATCAGTGATTATAACATTTTGAGCATTAAAAATAATGGCAAATGTTCACCTAATAATCCTTTGGGCTATTCTAAAGTATATGTTTCGGTTTCTGCTCTCAACACGAATACTTTAGTTGCGGTTACAAATACAACTTATCCGCTTGCAATGAATTTCAATAATGTCATTTCATCAGGACTTAGTTTATCCGCCTCCGGATATTTACGTTATACATCGAGTGGTTGCCTTGGTTATAGTCTTCTTGGAGTTTGGCCAAACTTAGTTGATCGTTACTTGGGGCTAAAATTAATTGTCGGAGCAAATACCTATTACGGATGGGCGCGAATGCAAATAAATTCAGATGGAAGCACCTCATCCTGCACGATTAAAGATTACGCTTACAATACTATTCCCAACCAACCTATCCGTGCCGGAGAAACAAGTTGCGCAATTCCAACAGTAAGTATAACGCAAAGCGGTTCGTTATCTTTTTGTGCAGGCGATAGTGTAACATTCACAGCAAATGGAACAGGTTATCAATACCAATGGAAAAAGAATAATGTAAATATTGCAGGAGCAACAGCACAAACCTACGTTGCAAAAACAGCAGGCATATACAAATGCAAAGTAACCAACAGCTGTGGCAGCAAAGGTTCCGGAACAAGAACGGTTAGCATTCCATGCAGATTAACTAACGAAGTTTTTACCGAGCAATTAGAAAATCTATATGAATTACAAATTGCTCCTAACCCAATCACTAACACTACATCTATTTCTTTCACGCTTGAGCAATCACAAAAAGTTTCATTAAAGGTTGTTGACTTAAATGGAAGATTAATGAAAGTGCTTGCTGATAATCTTTTTGAAGATGGAGAACATTCAATAGAATGGAGAGTGGAAGATGTAAATTCAGGTATTTATTTCTTGCAAATTCAAACAGCAGAATATTCCAAGACTGAAAAACTTATTGTTACAAAATAA
- a CDS encoding T9SS type A sorting domain-containing protein has translation MKNLLSKKFYAFIVTAMMFSANANAQLLYTDISPNDSITRTRLNQRGHVHIEHIMDINNDGISDLKFILTSSIITSFSQWQPGYTAGTVKATPLNGSAILTGNSGYPAKMNLNNSINANATWSAITDQFIISNKKSGNTTTITGNWNTTSDGFLGLRFIAGGQTHYCWIQLNVQAFSSGPNASILVIKDFAYNSVPNQPIRAGETSCTTPTVNLTQSGPLSFCNGDSVTLTANGTGYQYQWKKNNVNIAGATAQTYVAKTAGIYKCKVTNSCGSKSSGTRTVTIPCRLTNEVFTEQLENPYELQIAPNPISSETSGLTTISFSLEQSQKVSLKVVDLNGRLVKTLTAQVFEEGEHSVVWNVEEVNAGIYFLQVQTADYLKTEKLVVTK, from the coding sequence ATGAAAAATCTACTGTCAAAAAAGTTTTATGCTTTCATCGTAACAGCAATGATGTTTTCCGCAAATGCAAATGCTCAACTTCTTTACACAGACATCAGTCCTAATGATTCAATTACCCGGACTAGACTTAATCAAAGAGGTCACGTTCACATTGAACATATTATGGATATAAACAATGATGGCATATCCGATTTGAAGTTTATTTTGACTTCAAGTATTATCACATCATTTAGCCAATGGCAACCTGGTTATACGGCAGGAACAGTTAAGGCCACCCCACTAAATGGGAGCGCCATCCTAACAGGTAATTCAGGATATCCAGCTAAGATGAATCTAAATAATAGTATAAATGCTAATGCCACTTGGAGTGCAATAACCGACCAGTTTATAATTTCTAATAAAAAATCCGGTAATACTACTACCATCACAGGAAACTGGAATACTACTTCAGATGGATTTCTGGGTCTTAGATTTATTGCAGGAGGGCAAACTCACTATTGCTGGATTCAATTGAACGTTCAAGCTTTTTCGAGCGGACCAAATGCTTCAATTTTAGTCATTAAGGATTTTGCATACAATTCTGTTCCCAACCAACCTATCCGTGCCGGAGAAACAAGTTGCACTACTCCAACAGTTAACCTAACTCAAAGCGGTCCATTATCTTTTTGCAATGGCGACAGTGTAACACTCACTGCAAATGGAACAGGTTATCAATACCAATGGAAAAAGAATAATGTAAATATTGCAGGAGCAACAGCACAAACCTACGTTGCAAAAACAGCAGGCATATACAAATGCAAAGTAACCAACAGTTGCGGCAGCAAATCATCAGGAACAAGAACGGTTACCATTCCATGCAGATTAACCAACGAAGTTTTTACCGAGCAATTAGAAAATCCTTATGAATTACAAATTGCTCCTAATCCAATTTCTTCCGAAACATCTGGATTAACTACTATTTCTTTCTCACTTGAGCAATCACAAAAAGTTTCTTTAAAGGTTGTTGACTTAAATGGAAGATTGGTAAAGACGCTTACAGCGCAAGTTTTTGAAGAAGGAGAACATTCAGTAGTTTGGAATGTGGAAGAAGTAAATGCAGGTATTTATTTCTTGCAAGTTCAAACAGCAGATTATTTAAAGACAGAAAAACTTGTTGTTACAAAATAA
- a CDS encoding T9SS type A sorting domain-containing protein, whose product MKNLLSKKFYAFIVTAMMFSASANAQIIYTDVNPDSTITCLGNSCTKTYNVDLNNDGVNDYSISSIRSGNICQHGGMVYRSQVKVAAFNANAVVAVTNTTYPRAMNFNNVISSGLSLSTSGFVFSKYWGNCGTGSLNLWPNSVDRYLGLKLIVGANTYYGWARMQVVFGYQPTFIIKDYAYNTIPNQPILAGETSCTTPTVNLTQSGPLSFCNGDSVTLTANGAGYQYQWKKNNVNIAGETAQTYVAKTAGIYKCTVTNSCGSKTSRTRTVTVPGRLTNEVLSEQSENPYGLQIAPNPITNTTSISFTLEQSQKVSLKVVDLNGRLMKVLADNLFEDGEHSIEWSVEDVNSGIYFLQIQTAEYSKTEKLIVTK is encoded by the coding sequence ATGAAAAATCTACTGTCAAAAAAGTTTTATGCTTTCATCGTTACAGCAATGATGTTTTCTGCAAGTGCAAATGCACAGATTATTTACACGGATGTGAATCCTGATTCGACTATTACCTGTTTAGGCAATTCATGCACCAAAACATATAATGTTGATTTAAATAATGATGGTGTCAACGATTATTCAATTTCGAGCATTCGTTCAGGTAACATTTGTCAACATGGTGGTATGGTTTACAGAAGTCAAGTTAAGGTTGCTGCTTTTAACGCAAATGCTGTAGTTGCGGTTACAAATACAACTTATCCGCGTGCAATGAATTTCAATAATGTCATTTCATCAGGACTAAGTTTATCCACCTCCGGATTTGTGTTTAGTAAATATTGGGGTAATTGCGGCACTGGCAGCCTTAATTTATGGCCAAACTCAGTTGATCGTTACTTGGGGCTAAAATTAATTGTTGGGGCAAATACCTATTACGGATGGGCGCGAATGCAGGTTGTTTTTGGATATCAACCAACTTTCATAATTAAAGATTACGCTTACAATACTATTCCCAACCAACCCATCCTTGCAGGAGAAACAAGTTGCACTACTCCAACAGTTAACCTAACTCAAAGCGGTCCATTATCTTTTTGCAATGGCGATAGTGTAACACTCACTGCAAATGGAGCAGGTTATCAGTACCAATGGAAAAAGAACAATGTAAACATTGCAGGTGAAACAGCACAAACCTACGTTGCAAAAACAGCGGGCATATACAAATGCACAGTAACCAACAGTTGCGGAAGCAAAACCTCCAGAACAAGAACGGTTACCGTTCCAGGTAGATTAACCAACGAGGTTTTAAGCGAGCAATCAGAAAACCCATATGGATTACAAATTGCTCCTAACCCAATCACTAACACTACATCTATTTCTTTCACGCTTGAGCAATCACAAAAAGTTTCATTAAAGGTTGTTGACTTAAATGGAAGATTAATGAAAGTGCTTGCTGATAATCTTTTTGAAGATGGAGAACATTCAATAGAATGGAGTGTAGAAGATGTAAATTCAGGTATTTATTTCTTGCAAATTCAAACAGCAGAATATTCCAAGACTGAAAAACTTATTGTTACAAAATAA
- a CDS encoding tetratricopeptide repeat protein, protein MKNFFRLISVLFLCGVLFNAAQAQNQQKIDSLLNVLKTAKEDTNKVNHLYNLGRELLYSNPDTSMILGNQALSLSEKATSKKHIADSYHIIALAYFLKGNYPSSLENNFKALALREELADKSGIAKSLGNIGNNYMHQADYPKALDYYFKGLKMLEELADKMGIAIHLGNIGNAYYSQSDYTKALDYYFEALKMNEKIGNKNGIAMWLGNIGVVYWKQKEYPKALDNYFKALKIHEEFGNKNGIETCLANIGSVYADQGDKPKALDYYFKALKIAEELGNRDGISAHLGNIGFVYHVQKNYPKALDYSFNALKIAEELGDKNGIAIHLSRIGSVYTETGKFAEAEEYLKKAIAIYDSIGVMDFLRQSEESLSQLYDTTGRYKLALEHYKKAMVLRDTLFNQEKNKEITRKEMNYEFDKKEVATKAMHDKQMAVADVELKKLNCKTSATGLQATFTMMLALR, encoded by the coding sequence ATGAAAAATTTTTTCCGCCTTATTTCCGTTTTATTCCTGTGTGGAGTTTTATTTAATGCTGCACAGGCGCAGAATCAACAAAAGATTGACTCGTTGCTGAATGTTTTGAAAACGGCAAAGGAGGACACGAACAAAGTAAATCACCTCTACAACCTCGGCCGGGAGCTGTTGTATTCCAACCCCGATACTTCCATGATACTTGGCAATCAAGCATTATCACTTTCCGAAAAAGCAACAAGCAAAAAACACATTGCTGATTCTTATCACATAATTGCGCTGGCGTATTTTTTGAAGGGAAATTATCCTTCTTCCCTGGAAAACAATTTTAAAGCATTAGCACTCAGAGAAGAACTTGCCGATAAATCAGGAATTGCAAAATCTCTCGGCAACATCGGAAATAACTATATGCACCAAGCCGATTATCCCAAAGCATTGGATTATTATTTCAAGGGATTGAAAATGCTTGAAGAACTTGCCGATAAAATGGGAATTGCCATACATCTCGGCAACATTGGAAATGCCTATTATTCCCAAAGCGATTATACCAAAGCACTGGATTATTATTTCGAGGCATTGAAAATGAATGAAAAAATCGGAAATAAAAATGGAATTGCAATGTGGCTCGGTAACATCGGAGTTGTCTATTGGAAACAAAAGGAATATCCCAAAGCATTGGACAATTATTTCAAGGCATTGAAAATACATGAAGAATTCGGAAATAAAAATGGAATTGAAACATGTCTCGCCAACATCGGAAGTGTCTATGCTGATCAAGGCGATAAACCCAAAGCACTGGATTATTATTTCAAGGCATTGAAGATTGCGGAAGAACTCGGAAATAGAGATGGAATTTCAGCACATCTCGGCAACATTGGATTTGTCTATCATGTACAGAAGAATTATCCCAAAGCACTGGACTATTCTTTCAACGCATTGAAGATTGCGGAAGAACTCGGAGATAAAAATGGAATTGCAATACATCTAAGCCGCATCGGAAGTGTTTATACTGAAACAGGAAAGTTCGCAGAAGCAGAAGAGTATCTGAAAAAAGCAATTGCTATATATGACAGCATTGGCGTTATGGATTTTTTAAGGCAATCTGAAGAATCACTATCTCAACTTTACGATACCACCGGAAGATACAAGCTCGCACTGGAGCATTACAAAAAAGCAATGGTGTTAAGGGATACTCTTTTTAACCAGGAGAAGAATAAAGAAATCACACGCAAGGAAATGAATTATGAGTTTGATAAAAAGGAAGTCGCAACAAAAGCTATGCATGATAAGCAAATGGCAGTGGCAGATGTAGAATTAAAAAAACTAAACTGCAAAACATCCGCAACCGGATTGCAAGCGACCTTCACGATGATGTTGGCTCTACGTTAA
- a CDS encoding four helix bundle protein → MNTPSKNFRDLIVWQKAHQFVLETYDFTKKFPKEEVYCLTSQFRRAAVSISANIAEGYKKKGKNDKLKFYNIAEGSLSECQYYCILAQDLKYGNSNELLNLSFEIERLLNSYCDSIRKSQQ, encoded by the coding sequence ATGAATACACCATCAAAAAATTTTCGCGATTTAATTGTCTGGCAAAAAGCGCATCAATTCGTTTTAGAAACTTATGATTTTACAAAGAAATTTCCTAAGGAAGAAGTTTATTGTTTGACATCTCAGTTTCGAAGAGCTGCCGTTTCCATCTCAGCAAATATTGCAGAAGGTTATAAAAAGAAAGGAAAAAACGATAAGTTAAAATTCTATAACATTGCCGAAGGCTCACTATCAGAATGTCAATATTACTGTATACTTGCTCAGGATTTGAAATACGGGAATTCAAATGAACTGTTGAATTTGTCATTTGAAATTGAGAGACTATTAAATTCCTACTGCGATTCCATTAGAAAATCTCAACAATAA
- a CDS encoding response regulator transcription factor, translating to MNIRVIIFEDNRSLREGLFQLINGSPGFECVGAFANCTDIVNDIHQTNPDVILMDIEMPGISGIEAALIVKEKFPDVKILMETIFDEDNKIFQSICNGADGYILKSTPPVQILDAIKEVYEGGSPMTPSIARKVLKMVKNKPSTESANDFDLSDREKDVLKYLVQGMSYKMIAESCFISPETVNGHIKNIYKKLQVHSKGEAVAKAIKGKIV from the coding sequence ATGAACATACGAGTAATTATTTTTGAAGACAACAGAAGCCTGCGCGAAGGATTGTTCCAGCTTATTAATGGTAGCCCCGGCTTTGAATGTGTGGGCGCATTTGCTAACTGTACAGATATTGTAAATGACATCCATCAAACAAACCCTGATGTTATTTTGATGGATATAGAAATGCCTGGAATATCGGGCATTGAAGCAGCTCTCATAGTGAAAGAAAAATTTCCTGATGTTAAAATTTTGATGGAGACCATTTTTGATGAAGACAATAAAATATTTCAGTCTATCTGCAATGGAGCTGATGGTTATATTTTAAAAAGTACGCCTCCGGTTCAAATACTTGATGCCATCAAAGAAGTATATGAAGGGGGTTCTCCAATGACACCAAGCATTGCCAGAAAAGTATTGAAGATGGTAAAAAATAAACCATCAACTGAATCAGCAAATGATTTTGATCTGTCAGACAGGGAAAAAGATGTGCTGAAATATCTTGTGCAAGGAATGAGTTATAAAATGATTGCTGAATCTTGCTTCATCAGCCCCGAAACGGTAAACGGTCACATCAAAAACATTTATAAAAAGTTGCAAGTTCATTCAAAAGGTGAAGCGGTGGCGAAAGCGATTAAAGGGAAGATTGTTTGA
- a CDS encoding NAD(P)-dependent alcohol dehydrogenase — protein sequence MKAVICTKYGPPEVLQIQEVSKPIPKDNQILVKIVATAVNSGDVRVRSLDVKGLMKVIMRLVLGISKPRKSILGTVFSGIVECKGNKVTKFKVGDKVFGMTGFKFGTYAEYIAVNQNSNVLEMPKNATFEEAVAIIFGGQTAIHFLEKAQIAKKSYPNILIICSTGSVGAAAIQVAKYHNANITAVCSSQGDKLVAELGVNNIVHYDQEDFTKQTEKFDIIFDAIGKYNKNQCKNILNKNGAYVSVNIGYASENIQQLTLLKKLFEKGDFIATIDRTFKIAEIVEAHRYVDTGRKKGNVVLKIYE from the coding sequence ATGAAGGCAGTTATTTGCACCAAATACGGCCCCCCTGAAGTTTTGCAAATTCAGGAAGTTTCGAAACCAATACCTAAGGACAATCAAATTCTTGTCAAAATAGTTGCCACTGCGGTTAACTCTGGAGATGTAAGGGTAAGAAGCCTTGATGTGAAGGGACTTATGAAGGTCATTATGCGATTGGTCTTAGGTATTTCGAAACCAAGAAAATCCATTTTAGGAACTGTATTTTCAGGCATTGTTGAATGCAAAGGAAATAAAGTAACAAAATTTAAAGTTGGAGATAAAGTTTTTGGAATGACTGGTTTCAAATTCGGAACCTATGCAGAATATATTGCAGTTAATCAGAATAGCAATGTACTTGAAATGCCTAAAAATGCCACATTCGAAGAAGCTGTTGCAATAATATTTGGTGGACAAACAGCGATTCATTTTTTAGAAAAAGCACAGATTGCAAAAAAATCTTATCCGAATATTTTAATAATTTGTTCAACTGGCTCAGTAGGAGCAGCAGCAATACAAGTTGCCAAATATCATAATGCAAATATAACTGCAGTATGTAGCTCTCAAGGTGATAAACTGGTTGCCGAATTAGGAGTGAATAACATTGTTCATTATGACCAGGAAGACTTTACAAAACAGACAGAAAAGTTTGATATTATTTTTGACGCAATTGGTAAGTACAATAAAAATCAATGTAAAAATATCTTAAACAAAAACGGTGCTTATGTAAGTGTGAACATAGGATACGCTTCTGAAAATATACAACAACTAACGCTATTAAAAAAGTTGTTTGAGAAAGGAGATTTTATAGCTACGATTGACAGAACTTTTAAAATTGCCGAGATAGTTGAAGCACACAGATACGTAGACACAGGAAGAAAAAAAGGAAATGTTGTACTAAAAATATACGAATGA
- a CDS encoding Crp/Fnr family transcriptional regulator — MKDILFDFISKYISLTEDEKNTILSLDIFRSVKKGTMLLKEGQKSENVYFILKGCIRKYYIINGEEKTTAFFTELESLTPHCVITNAPSEYFISCVEDTILTVGNSNMEDDYFTKSPKFEIMCRILSEELLAKQQIDFDEFRTSSPEQRYLNLLQKRPDLVQRVPQHQLASYLGIKPQSLSRLRARILEKIKRKDYFLT; from the coding sequence ATGAAAGACATACTATTTGACTTTATATCAAAATACATTTCTCTAACAGAAGATGAGAAGAACACAATACTTTCGTTAGATATATTCCGCTCTGTTAAGAAGGGAACTATGTTACTCAAAGAAGGACAGAAATCGGAGAATGTCTATTTTATTCTAAAAGGATGTATTCGGAAATATTACATCATAAACGGTGAAGAAAAAACTACCGCCTTTTTTACAGAATTGGAATCTTTAACACCCCATTGTGTAATAACTAATGCTCCGTCTGAATATTTTATAAGTTGTGTAGAAGATACCATACTAACGGTTGGAAACTCAAATATGGAAGATGATTATTTTACGAAATCTCCTAAATTTGAAATAATGTGTAGAATATTATCCGAAGAACTTTTAGCTAAACAACAAATAGACTTTGACGAGTTTAGGACTTCATCACCCGAACAACGATACTTAAATTTATTACAGAAAAGACCAGACCTTGTGCAACGTGTGCCACAACACCAATTAGCAAGTTATCTAGGTATTAAACCTCAATCATTAAGCAGATTAAGAGCTAGGATTCTGGAAAAAATAAAACGTAAAGATTATTTCTTAACTTAA
- a CDS encoding helix-turn-helix transcriptional regulator, protein MEVKNKQQGIKVVADVLDIVGGKWRGQILAHLCDNPKRFNELKTVLNRITSSTLTKELRYLEDIKMVERKAIQETPIIVEYRLTKHGMSIKDLIKHIVEWGLKHRAIVLKKD, encoded by the coding sequence ATGGAAGTAAAAAACAAACAACAAGGAATTAAAGTGGTGGCCGATGTTTTGGACATTGTTGGTGGCAAATGGCGTGGCCAAATTCTTGCCCATTTGTGCGACAATCCAAAACGCTTCAACGAACTAAAAACAGTTTTGAATCGAATTACTTCTTCAACGCTAACAAAGGAATTGCGCTATTTGGAAGACATCAAAATGGTAGAAAGAAAAGCAATTCAAGAAACGCCAATCATAGTTGAATACAGACTTACAAAACATGGTATGTCAATAAAAGACTTAATTAAACACATTGTTGAATGGGGACTTAAACACAGGGCTATTGTATTAAAAAAAGACTGA
- a CDS encoding NADP-dependent oxidoreductase: MKAIQYNDFGNSEVISLVEIPTPEIKNENDVLIQVKAASVNPLDMKIRMGFMQKMRPVQLPFFPGLDVSGIIVGIGSGVTQFNIGEEVIAATMGNGYAEYVAANVNLVSLKPTNISFEEATSLAVNIGTAQTILFTEGKLEKGQRVLIQGAAGAVGATMVQLAKNKGLYVIATASGKGLELVKSLGADEVIDYKTQDVSKLVKDLDLVADCAGGESQAKLFEVLKSGGKLLSIAGMPSVELAQKFNVDARFISSNLSAKSLEYGLTLVREGKLKPFVTKTFRLEEAAKAQDFVSAGGANGKVVLVVGE, encoded by the coding sequence ATGAAAGCAATACAATACAATGACTTTGGAAATTCAGAAGTAATAAGCTTGGTAGAAATTCCTACACCAGAGATTAAAAATGAAAATGACGTTTTAATTCAAGTGAAAGCTGCAAGTGTAAACCCTTTGGATATGAAAATACGAATGGGTTTTATGCAAAAAATGCGACCTGTTCAATTGCCTTTTTTTCCAGGTTTAGATGTCTCAGGAATTATTGTTGGTATTGGCTCTGGCGTTACTCAATTTAATATAGGTGAGGAAGTCATTGCCGCAACCATGGGAAATGGATATGCTGAATATGTTGCAGCAAACGTGAATCTTGTTTCATTAAAACCAACAAATATTTCATTTGAAGAAGCTACTTCATTGGCAGTAAATATTGGCACTGCACAAACAATTTTATTTACAGAAGGTAAATTAGAAAAGGGTCAAAGAGTTTTGATTCAAGGTGCTGCTGGAGCGGTTGGAGCAACAATGGTTCAATTGGCAAAAAACAAAGGCCTTTATGTTATTGCAACAGCATCAGGAAAAGGATTAGAATTAGTAAAAAGTCTTGGTGCAGATGAAGTGATTGATTACAAAACACAAGATGTATCCAAACTTGTTAAAGATCTTGATTTGGTTGCCGATTGTGCAGGTGGTGAATCACAAGCTAAACTTTTTGAAGTATTAAAGTCAGGCGGTAAATTATTAAGTATTGCTGGTATGCCGTCAGTAGAGTTGGCACAAAAATTTAATGTCGATGCCCGATTTATTTCTTCTAATTTATCAGCAAAGAGTTTGGAATATGGATTGACTTTGGTTCGCGAAGGAAAACTAAAGCCGTTTGTTACAAAAACTTTCAGACTTGAAGAAGCTGCAAAAGCACAAGATTTTGTTTCGGCTGGTGGTGCCAATGGTAAAGTTGTGCTTGTTGTCGGAGAATAA
- a CDS encoding SDR family NAD(P)-dependent oxidoreductase, which translates to MKTVIVTGANSGLGLWTTKYLLDLDYRVIMACRNIEKTQKAINDFSPFDKNKSFIIKQLDLADFESVQNFVNDLSDFKDIYALDCNAGISYEGPFRYTKNGVEASFGTNYLGHFLLTNLLLEKYSLERIVIVSSELHNPINKSPFAKAVFKPVNELAYPEVDASSTLQKQTQSFYATSKLCMVLFAYELDRRLKTKGLYKNILVNAINPGLMLTTNLGRKYTKGENLYRNILDFIFKLIGLGDNPKDSAKAVVRLIDSVNTSAQYYDKEKAIESSTDSYDEQKAKALWEGSEKIIGIQFLDT; encoded by the coding sequence ATGAAAACAGTAATTGTAACAGGTGCAAATAGTGGTCTTGGCTTATGGACAACAAAGTATCTTCTTGATTTAGATTACCGAGTTATTATGGCTTGTCGAAATATCGAAAAAACTCAAAAGGCCATTAATGACTTTTCTCCATTTGATAAGAACAAATCGTTTATTATAAAACAACTTGACTTGGCTGATTTTGAAAGCGTCCAAAATTTTGTAAACGATTTATCTGACTTTAAAGATATTTATGCCCTTGACTGTAATGCAGGAATATCTTATGAAGGACCATTTCGGTATACAAAAAATGGTGTGGAAGCAAGTTTTGGAACAAATTACTTAGGACATTTTCTGCTCACCAATTTGTTACTTGAAAAGTATAGCCTTGAGAGAATTGTTATAGTTTCCAGTGAACTGCACAACCCTATAAATAAATCGCCATTTGCAAAGGCAGTATTCAAACCTGTAAATGAATTAGCCTATCCGGAAGTAGATGCAAGTTCAACTTTGCAAAAACAAACACAATCATTTTATGCTACTTCAAAATTATGCATGGTGTTATTTGCTTATGAACTTGACCGAAGGCTTAAAACAAAAGGATTATACAAAAATATATTAGTGAATGCCATCAATCCTGGATTAATGCTTACCACCAATTTGGGTAGAAAGTATACAAAGGGTGAAAACTTATATAGAAATATTTTAGATTTCATTTTTAAATTAATTGGTTTGGGTGATAATCCAAAAGATTCTGCAAAAGCAGTGGTTCGTTTAATTGATAGTGTCAACACAAGTGCACAATATTATGATAAAGAAAAGGCTATTGAGTCATCAACTGACAGCTATGATGAACAAAAAGCAAAAGCACTATGGGAAGGAAGTGAAAAAATAATTGGCATACAATTTCTTGATACTTGA